One segment of Carya illinoinensis cultivar Pawnee chromosome 13, C.illinoinensisPawnee_v1, whole genome shotgun sequence DNA contains the following:
- the LOC122291458 gene encoding protein FAR1-RELATED SEQUENCE 5-like isoform X1, whose amino-acid sequence MAAPPRPHHHGQGMGEGEEHAFDRQEERETSYGSPGEREIDDCTPGTSHVVPSSKGDDMIEEPKSGMEFNSFEDLFSYYKQYAKKCGFGVMTQRSERSEDQSVRYVTIGCARGGKARIKTSNVANPRPTGKTDCKARINALRVDGKMQLTTVNNSHNHVISPQKSRFYRCNREVSETVKRVLDTNDLAGIRLNKSYGSLVVGAGGFENLPFLEKDCRNYIEKARHLRLGAGGAGALRDYFLRMQYKNHGFFALMDLDDDGRLKNVFWADPRSRAAYKYFGDVVTFDTTYLTNRYGMPFAPFVGVNHHGQSILLGAGLISSEDTETFIWLFQTWLQCMDGVAPKAIITDQDRAMKNAIAIVFPETRHRFCLWHILKKAPEKLGAYAAYKSGLKTELMKCVYDTQTIEEFEKCWSVFINTYHLHENVWLKSLYLERAHWVPIFLRDHFWAGMSTTQRSESMNAFFDGYVHSKTNLKEFVDQFDNALKRKIENENQAEFLSFSGTIPCVSRSPIEKKFQVLYTNAKFKEVQQQVIGVLDLDPSLQTMDGVMKSYLVEDEVRIHEFTKQVTYFVDFNVDDCNANCSCGLFQMRGILCRHILAVFKTNGVKSLPDRYILDRWRKDIKRRYTLIRSSYDAQDERPNGNRQSILLNMCYEMIDYAVESDNFFEDAKKRIHEMTGLYRQNHRPNSSGQTVSEPGVTILDGAVVGSSQQVKSPLVVRGKGRPPSLRRASRMETEMRKIKAKQKKAQVGGKRKQRDDNHTVAMGTYRNLFGPSEADITNDGQFTVMDSSGTTQSVQPMFFGSQESVHPMVGSQESVRFLTYLGHFCNIIYYLIKICLFGLIIDFL is encoded by the exons ATGGCCGCACCACCACGGCCGCACCACCACGGCCAG GGCATGGGAGAAGGGGAAGAACATGCATTTGATAGACAAGAAGAGAGGGAAACTTCATATGGCAGTCCAGGTGAACGTGAAATCGACGATTGCACTCCAGGTACATCACATGTAGTGCCATCGTCGAAAGGTGATGATATGATTGAGGAGCCAAAGTCGGGCATGGAGTTCAATTCATTTGAAGATTTGTTTAGCTATTATAAGCAGTATGCTAAGAAATGcgggtttggggtgatgacacaaaggagtgagaggTCAGAAGATCAAAGTGTCAGATATGTTACTATTGGTTGTGCACGGGGAGGGAAGGCACGGATTAAGACATCCAATGTTGCCAACCCACGTCCGACGGGAAAGACAGACTGCAAGGCAAGGATAAATGCGTTGAGAGTCGATGGAAAGATGCAGTTGACAACAGTCAATAATTCACATAATCATGTTATCAGCCCACAGAAATCTCGCTTCTATCGATGTAACAGAGAAGTGAGTGAGACAGTTAAAAGAGTCCTTGACACCAACGATTTAGCTGGTATCCGACTGAACAAGAGTTACGGATCTCTTGTAGTTGGCGCAGGTGGCTTTGAGAACCTGCCATTTCTGGAAAAGGATTGTCGCAATTACATCGAGAAAGCCCgtcatctacgacttggtgcagGTGGTGCTGGAGCACTTCGTGATTATTTCTTAAGGATGCAATACAAGAATCATGGATTTTTTGCATTGATGGATTTAGACGATGACGGgagattaaaaaatgttttttgggcAGATCCACGTAGTCGGGCAGCCTATAagtattttggtgatgtcgtgacattcgacaccacatacctgactaataggtatgggatgccctttgcaccatttgttggtgtaaaccaccacggGCAGTCGATTCTTTTAGGAGCTGGGTTGATTTCCAGTGAGGACACGGAGACGTTTATATGGCTTTTCCAAACCTGGTTGCAATGTATGGACGGAGTAGCTCCGAAGGCGATTATTACTGATCAAGACagagcaatgaaaaatgcaattgctaTTGTCTTCCCAGAAACTCGACATAGATTTTGCCTATGGCATATACTGAAGAAGGCCCCTGAGAAGCTTGGGGCATATGCTGCATATAAAAGTGGGTTGAAAACCGAGTTGATGAAATGTGTATACGACACACAAACTATTGAGGAGTTTGAAAAATGTTGGTCCGTGTTTATTAATACATACCACTTACATGAGAATGTGTGGTTGAAAAGTTTATATTTGGAGCGTGCGCATTGGGTACCCATTTTTCTAAGAGACCATTTTTGGGCGGGAATGAGTACCACTCAGCGCAGCGAGAGTATGAATGCTTTCTTTGATGGTTATGTCCATTCAAAGACAAACCTGAAAGAGTTTGTCGACCAGTTTGACAATGCgctaaaaaggaaaattgagaatgaaaatcaaGCAGAGTTTCTTTCCTTTAGTGGCACCATTCCCTGCGTATCTAGATCGccaattgaaaagaaatttcagGTGTTGTACACGAACGCAAAATTCAAGGAAGTTCAACAGCAAGTTATCGGTGTGCTTGATTTGGATCCATCTTTACAGACAATGGATGGTGTAATGAAGAGTTAtttggtagaagatgaagttcgtATTCATGAGTTCACAAAACAGGTTACATATTTTGTGGATTTTAATGTCGATGACTGCAATGCAAACTGTTCATGTGGTTTATTTCAGATGAGGGGAATACTGTGTAGGCATATTTTGGCTGTATTCAAGACAAATGGTGTAAAATCATTGCCAGATCGGTACATTTTAGACCGATGGCGGAAGGACATCAAGAGAAGATACACGTTAATCCGATCTAGCTACGATGCGCAGGAtgagaggccaaatggtaaTAGACAATCAATTCTTCTGAATATGTGTTATGAGATGATAGATTACGCGGTGGAATCTGATAACTTCTTTGAAGATGCCAAGAAGAGGATACATGAGATGACTGGATTATATCGTCAGAACCATCGACCCAATTCTAGCGGCCAAACAG TTTCGGAACCTGGGGTTACAATACTAGATGGGGCTGTAGTTGGTAGCTCACAACAAGTGAAGAGTCCACTTGTTGTTAGAGGAAAAGGAAGACCTCCATCTCTTAGAAGAGCATCCAGGATGGAGACAGAAATGCGGAAGATTAAAGCCAAACAGAAGAAAGCACAAGTGGGTGGAAAACGAAAACAG CGAGATGACAATCATACAGTAGCTATGGGCACATATAGGAATTTATTTGGGCCATCAGAAGCAGATATAACCAATGATGGACAATTTACg GTCATGGACAGTAGTGGGACCACGCAAAGTGTTCAGCCTATGTTTTTTGGTAGTCAAGAAAGTGTTCATCCTATGGTTGgtagtcaagaaagtgtaagatTTCTCACTTATCTAGGccatttttgtaatattatttattatttgataaagaTTTGTTTATTTGGATTAAtcatagattttttatga
- the LOC122291458 gene encoding protein FAR1-RELATED SEQUENCE 5-like isoform X2 has translation MAAPPRPHHHGQGMGEGEEHAFDRQEERETSYGSPGEREIDDCTPGTSHVVPSSKGDDMIEEPKSGMEFNSFEDLFSYYKQYAKKCGFGVMTQRSERSEDQSVRYVTIGCARGGKARIKTSNVANPRPTGKTDCKARINALRVDGKMQLTTVNNSHNHVISPQKSRFYRCNREVSETVKRVLDTNDLAGIRLNKSYGSLVVGAGGFENLPFLEKDCRNYIEKARHLRLGAGGAGALRDYFLRMQYKNHGFFALMDLDDDGRLKNVFWADPRSRAAYKYFGDVVTFDTTYLTNRYGMPFAPFVGVNHHGQSILLGAGLISSEDTETFIWLFQTWLQCMDGVAPKAIITDQDRAMKNAIAIVFPETRHRFCLWHILKKAPEKLGAYAAYKSGLKTELMKCVYDTQTIEEFEKCWSVFINTYHLHENVWLKSLYLERAHWVPIFLRDHFWAGMSTTQRSESMNAFFDGYVHSKTNLKEFVDQFDNALKRKIENENQAEFLSFSGTIPCVSRSPIEKKFQVLYTNAKFKEVQQQVIGVLDLDPSLQTMDGVMKSYLVEDEVRIHEFTKQVTYFVDFNVDDCNANCSCGLFQMRGILCRHILAVFKTNGVKSLPDRYILDRWRKDIKRRYTLIRSSYDAQDERPNGNRQSILLNMCYEMIDYAVESDNFFEDAKKRIHEMTGLYRQNHRPNSSGQTVSEPGVTILDGAVVGSSQQVKSPLVVRGKGRPPSLRRASRMETEMRKIKAKQKKAQVGGKRKQRDDNHTVAMGTYRNLFGPSEADITNDGQFTVMDSSGTTQSVQPMFFGSQESVHPMVGSQESIFYDWMTHNQSSLGGDGSGALM, from the exons ATGGCCGCACCACCACGGCCGCACCACCACGGCCAG GGCATGGGAGAAGGGGAAGAACATGCATTTGATAGACAAGAAGAGAGGGAAACTTCATATGGCAGTCCAGGTGAACGTGAAATCGACGATTGCACTCCAGGTACATCACATGTAGTGCCATCGTCGAAAGGTGATGATATGATTGAGGAGCCAAAGTCGGGCATGGAGTTCAATTCATTTGAAGATTTGTTTAGCTATTATAAGCAGTATGCTAAGAAATGcgggtttggggtgatgacacaaaggagtgagaggTCAGAAGATCAAAGTGTCAGATATGTTACTATTGGTTGTGCACGGGGAGGGAAGGCACGGATTAAGACATCCAATGTTGCCAACCCACGTCCGACGGGAAAGACAGACTGCAAGGCAAGGATAAATGCGTTGAGAGTCGATGGAAAGATGCAGTTGACAACAGTCAATAATTCACATAATCATGTTATCAGCCCACAGAAATCTCGCTTCTATCGATGTAACAGAGAAGTGAGTGAGACAGTTAAAAGAGTCCTTGACACCAACGATTTAGCTGGTATCCGACTGAACAAGAGTTACGGATCTCTTGTAGTTGGCGCAGGTGGCTTTGAGAACCTGCCATTTCTGGAAAAGGATTGTCGCAATTACATCGAGAAAGCCCgtcatctacgacttggtgcagGTGGTGCTGGAGCACTTCGTGATTATTTCTTAAGGATGCAATACAAGAATCATGGATTTTTTGCATTGATGGATTTAGACGATGACGGgagattaaaaaatgttttttgggcAGATCCACGTAGTCGGGCAGCCTATAagtattttggtgatgtcgtgacattcgacaccacatacctgactaataggtatgggatgccctttgcaccatttgttggtgtaaaccaccacggGCAGTCGATTCTTTTAGGAGCTGGGTTGATTTCCAGTGAGGACACGGAGACGTTTATATGGCTTTTCCAAACCTGGTTGCAATGTATGGACGGAGTAGCTCCGAAGGCGATTATTACTGATCAAGACagagcaatgaaaaatgcaattgctaTTGTCTTCCCAGAAACTCGACATAGATTTTGCCTATGGCATATACTGAAGAAGGCCCCTGAGAAGCTTGGGGCATATGCTGCATATAAAAGTGGGTTGAAAACCGAGTTGATGAAATGTGTATACGACACACAAACTATTGAGGAGTTTGAAAAATGTTGGTCCGTGTTTATTAATACATACCACTTACATGAGAATGTGTGGTTGAAAAGTTTATATTTGGAGCGTGCGCATTGGGTACCCATTTTTCTAAGAGACCATTTTTGGGCGGGAATGAGTACCACTCAGCGCAGCGAGAGTATGAATGCTTTCTTTGATGGTTATGTCCATTCAAAGACAAACCTGAAAGAGTTTGTCGACCAGTTTGACAATGCgctaaaaaggaaaattgagaatgaaaatcaaGCAGAGTTTCTTTCCTTTAGTGGCACCATTCCCTGCGTATCTAGATCGccaattgaaaagaaatttcagGTGTTGTACACGAACGCAAAATTCAAGGAAGTTCAACAGCAAGTTATCGGTGTGCTTGATTTGGATCCATCTTTACAGACAATGGATGGTGTAATGAAGAGTTAtttggtagaagatgaagttcgtATTCATGAGTTCACAAAACAGGTTACATATTTTGTGGATTTTAATGTCGATGACTGCAATGCAAACTGTTCATGTGGTTTATTTCAGATGAGGGGAATACTGTGTAGGCATATTTTGGCTGTATTCAAGACAAATGGTGTAAAATCATTGCCAGATCGGTACATTTTAGACCGATGGCGGAAGGACATCAAGAGAAGATACACGTTAATCCGATCTAGCTACGATGCGCAGGAtgagaggccaaatggtaaTAGACAATCAATTCTTCTGAATATGTGTTATGAGATGATAGATTACGCGGTGGAATCTGATAACTTCTTTGAAGATGCCAAGAAGAGGATACATGAGATGACTGGATTATATCGTCAGAACCATCGACCCAATTCTAGCGGCCAAACAG TTTCGGAACCTGGGGTTACAATACTAGATGGGGCTGTAGTTGGTAGCTCACAACAAGTGAAGAGTCCACTTGTTGTTAGAGGAAAAGGAAGACCTCCATCTCTTAGAAGAGCATCCAGGATGGAGACAGAAATGCGGAAGATTAAAGCCAAACAGAAGAAAGCACAAGTGGGTGGAAAACGAAAACAG CGAGATGACAATCATACAGTAGCTATGGGCACATATAGGAATTTATTTGGGCCATCAGAAGCAGATATAACCAATGATGGACAATTTACg GTCATGGACAGTAGTGGGACCACGCAAAGTGTTCAGCCTATGTTTTTTGGTAGTCAAGAAAGTGTTCATCCTATGGTTGgtagtcaagaaagt attttttatgattggATGACACACAACCAAAGCTCCCTGGGTGGAGATGGGTCAGGAGCATTGATGTAA